In one window of bacterium DNA:
- the msrB gene encoding peptide-methionine (R)-S-oxide reductase MsrB — protein sequence MSETAFTDEELRQRLTPEQYHITQQAGTERAFTGEYWDCKDEGMYRCRVCGEPLFSSDTKYDSGTGWPSFYEEVAEGKVDRHTDSSHGMVRTEAACASCGAHLGHIFPDGPHPTGERYCMNSASLRLDRDMEDN from the coding sequence ATGTCTGAGACCGCGTTCACCGACGAGGAACTGCGCCAGAGGCTGACTCCCGAGCAGTACCACATCACCCAGCAAGCCGGCACCGAGCGGGCCTTCACCGGCGAGTACTGGGACTGCAAGGACGAGGGCATGTACCGCTGCCGGGTGTGCGGCGAGCCGCTGTTCTCCTCTGACACCAAATACGACTCGGGCACCGGCTGGCCGTCGTTCTACGAGGAGGTCGCCGAGGGCAAGGTGGACCGCCACACCGACAGCAGCCACGGCATGGTCCGCACCGAGGCAGCGTGCGCATCATGTGGAGCACATCTGGGCCATATCTTCCCCGACGGCCCCCACCCCACCGGCGAGCGCTACTGCATGAACTCGGCGTCGCTCCGCCTCGATCGCGATATGGAGGACAACTGA